GGGGTAGTCGGTGTCGGTCTCGGCCAGCAGCTCGTCCTGGTCGGGGTGCTGCATGACGAACAGCGACGCGCTCATGGTGTTGACGCCCACGTGCAGCTCGCCGAGCACCATCTCGAACTCGCCCCGCTCGACCGCGGCGGCGTCCTCGGCGACGATGAACACGTCCGGGCTGATGTAGCGGGCGACGTTCCAGCCGGTGGCGGGCTCCTCGAAGGCCTCCCGGACCCGGTCGGCGATCGCCGCGGACGACAGCCGTACCCGCCGCGCGCCCTCGGGGGCGTCCACGATGGCCTCCCAGCGGCGCTGCAGCTCGGCCTGCACGCGGTCGGCGTCGGCGATCGAGTCCGGGTGCGGCACGGGCAGGCACGCCATCCACAGCGACGCCAGGTCCACCGCGGGCCGCTTCGCGCGCAGCGAGTCGAACGCCTCGCGCAGGTGGTCGCGGGCGATCTCGGCGTACCGGTTGGTCATCCACCGGGCCGCGGTCAGGCACTGGGCCAGCGGGGTCAGCTCCGCCAGCACGGCCGGGCCCAGGAGGGCGGTGGCCGCGCGGCGGGTGTCGGAGTAGACCAGCGCCCGGTTGGCGGAGGTCTTGGCGCCCTTCTCGCGCTGCGCGGAGGTCTGCGTGATCCCGACGAAGTCGGCCTCCAGCGCGGACATCGCCGCCAGCAGCTCGTCGGCGTCGCCCAGCGCCGCCCGCACCCGCTCCCGGCCGCGCTGGAGCACGTCGATCCGGTCCAGCGCCCGCTGCCGCGCCACCGGGTCGCCGACGCGCTCCACGACCGACCGCAGCGCCTGATCGGGGTGGGCGCTGGCGGGGACGTCGATGCGCCAGGTGATCCAGCGGCGGCGCAGCAGCTCGTCCAGGGCGCCGAGCACGCCGTCCAGGTCGCGGCCGAGCCGTTCGGCGATCTCCACCGGCTGGTGGGCGCCGTCGCACAGCCGCAGCACGTCCTCCAGGCCCTCCGCCAGCGGCACGGCGGGGCGGCCCGGCAGGCTCACCGCGCCGTCGGCGACCCGGGCGAACGACACCCGGCGCGGCGGCACCCACGGGCGCATCCCCGGCTCGGCGCCGATCACCTTCGCCAGCGCGTCGATGCCCCAACTGGAGAAGTACACCTCCGCGGCGGCCAGGAGGTCCTCACCCGGCACGACGGTGACGCCGCGCGTGCCCCCCAGGTCCCAGCTACCCCAGCCGACCGGGCCGAAGAAGCCGATGGTGTCGTTCTTGACGCAGAACCGCTGCCAGTAGTGCGCCACCAGCTCCTCGCGCTGCCGCGGCATGCTGGTGCGGCCCGCCGCGGTGGGCGTCCACGCCAGGAACGGCGCGATGCCCGAGCCGAGGACCGCCTTGTTCTGCCACGCCAGGGCCGTGCGGAACCGCGGTTGCGCGGCGATGTCCTGCAGCTCGCGGGCGGTGCGCACCGCCGACTCGGCGAAGAACGCCTCGAACTCCTCCCACTCCGGACCCGTCCACCGGTCGCGGGGCGCCACGTCGGCGAACTTGTCGGCGGCCACCCCCAGTCCCGGCGGGGCGAGGCGGAGCACACCGGCGGCCGGGAAACCCGTCCCGCGCAGGGCGAACTGGCCCCACAACCGCCAACCACCACCGGGCAACAGCACCGTTCCAGCCACGCTGACCATCCCTTCCCAGGTCTGTCGAGGGCTGTTGTCAGCCCTGCTGCCCCATCCGCTCGCGAAGGCCGCGCGGACGCATGTCGGTCCACACCCGCTCGACGTGGTCGAGGCAGACCTCGCGCGGCCCCTCGGTCCCGTCGGCGACCCAGCCGGGTGGCAGGTCGCGGTCGGCGGGCCAGATCGAGTACTGCTCCTCGTCGTTCGTCACGACCCGGTACACCCGCTCGTCCTGTGTCATCGGCGCTCCCGATCGGTCGCTCTTGCGTTGCCGGGACAGACGATGCCGCCGGGTCGGGCGGCCGGGTAGAGAAGAACGCGCAGTCACGACGGCAACCGCGTCGTGCCGCTTCTTCCCTGGTGGGAGGCCCTTCCCGGCGAGCAGGCTGCGTCCAACTCAGCTCGCAGGGAGGTCGGCAGTGAACGAAGGCGGCGCACCGCAGACGGTGACGGACCGCGGCGCGGTCTCCTCCGCGCAGCGGCGGTTGTGGTTCCTGGAACAGCTCACCCGCGGCTCCTCGGACAACCTGCTGCCGCTGGCGCTGCGCATCCGCGGCGCCCTGGACGCGGCCGCGCTGGAACGGGCGCTGGCGGGCATCGTCGAGCGGCACGAGGTGTTGCGGACGAGGTTCGCCTCGGCGGACGGCGAACCTGTGCCGGTGCTGGACCCGCCAGGCTCGGTGGTGCTGCGCCGGACCGAGGCGCGCGACCCGGAGGAGGTGTTCGCCCGCGAGCTGGGCCGCCCGCTGGACCTGGCGGCGGAGGCGCCGGTGCGGATGGTGCTGGCCCGGCTGGCGGCGGACGACCACCTGCTGCTGGTGGTCGTGCACCACATCGCCGTCGACGGCTGGTCCTGGGACGTGCTGCTGCGCGAGCTGGACGCGGGCTACCGGGGCGAGGCGGTGCCCGCGCCGCGGCACCGGTACGCCGACTTCGCCGCCTGGCAGAACCAGCGGCTGACCCCGGCGCGGCTGGAGCGGCTGCTGGCGCACTGGACGGGGCGCCTGGCCGGGGTGACGCCGCTCGCGCTGCCCACCGACCGCCCCCGGCCCGAGGTGTGGGACGGATCGGTGGACCTGGTGCGCTTCGCGGTGCCCGCCGACCTGCTGGCCCGCGTGGACGCCGCCGCCCGTGAGCGCCGGGCCACCCGCTACATCCTGCTGCTCGCGGTCTACCAGTCGCTGCTGGGCCACTACAGCGGGCGCACCGACATCGCCACCTGCACCACGATGGCCGACCGGGGCGGCCCGGTGGACGTCTCGGAGCTGATCGGCCCCTTCGTCAACACCGTCGTGCTGCGCTCGGACCTGGGCGGTCGCCCGTCGTTCGACGTGCTGCTGCGCCGGGTCCGCGACACCGTGCTCAAGGACCTGTCGCACGCCGAGGCGCCGTTCGACCGCGTGGTCGGCGCGCTGGGCCTGGAGCGCGACCTGTCCCGGCACCCGCTGGCGCAGGCGTCGTTCACGCTGCTCAACACCGTCCACCAGCCCGCCGCGCTGCGCGGGCTGGACGCGGTGCTGACCAGGGCGCCGCTGGGCGGCACCGACATGGACGTCTTCCTCGACCTCAACCTGATGCCGGACGGCAGCCTCGCCGCGCGCCTGCAGTACGCGACCGCGCTGTTCGACCGCGGCGCCGCGGAGCGGTTCGCCGACGGTTTCCTGCGGCTGCTCACCGCCGTGCTCGACGACCCGTCCGCGCCGGTGGCCGACCTGGCCGCCGCGCTGCCGCCGCTGCCCGGCCGCGCCCTGCTGGACTCCTGGGGCGGGCCCGCCGAGCCACCCGCGCCCGCCGGGCCGCTGGTGGTCCGGGGGCACGGGCCGGCGCTGGTGTGCGGCGACGAGGTCGTGACCTACGACCGGCTCGACGCCCTGGTGGGCGGGTTGTCCGCGCTGCTGCGCGAGTCCGGGGTGCGCCGGGGTGACGCGGTGGGCGTGTGCCTGCCGCGCGGCACGTGGTCGGTGGTGGCCATGCTCGCGGTGTGGCGGGCGGGCGGCGCGTACGTGCCGCTGGACCCGGCCCTGCCGCCCGACCGGCTGGCGTTCATGGTCGCCGACGCCGGTGTGCGCCACGTCGTCGGCGACGTCGACGTGGCGGGGGTGCGGCGCGTCGCGGTGGCCGACGTCGTCCCGGACGCCACCGCGCCCGTCGACCCGCCGGACCCGGCCGACCTGGCCTACGTCATCTTCACGTCGGGCTCCTCCGGGCGGCCCAAGGCCGTCGGCGTCGAGCACGGCGCGCTGGCCGCCCACGTCGCCGCCGCCCGCGACCACTTCGGCGTCACGGCGGGGGACCGGGTGCTCGCCTTCTCCTCGTTCTCGTTCGACGCCTCCCTCGACCAGCTGCTGCCGGCGCTGACCAGCGGTGCGACGGTGGTGATCCGGCCGGACGAGCAGTGGCTGCCCTCGCGGCTGCCCGCGATCGTGGCCCGGCACGGCATCACGGTGGCCAACTTCCCGCCGACGTACTGGAGCGAGCTGGCGCTGTCGCTGACCGGTGGCGCGGGGCTGGAGTCGTTGCGGCTGCTCATCCTCGGCGGCGAGGCCGTCCCGACCGGCGCGCTGGCCGCGTGGCGGCGGCACGTCCCGCACGTGCGGGTGCTCAACGCCTACGGCCCGACCGAGGCCGTCGTCACCGCGACCACCCACGAGGTCACCGGAACCACGAACGCCCATAAAGCCACTGCGAGCGCCCCTGAAGCCGCCGGGAGCGACCGGGTGCCCATCGGCAGGCCGTTGGGCGGCAGGCGCGTCCTCGTGGTCGACGCGCACGGCGACCCGGTCGGCCTCGGCGTCCCCGGCGAGCTGCTGGTGGGCGGACCGGAGCTGGCTCGCGGCTACCTCGGCCGCCCGGCGCTGACCGCCGACCGCTTCGTCCCCGACCCCGCCGGGCACGGCGGCCGGCTCTACCGGACCGGCGACCTGGTGCGCTGGCGCCCCGACGGCGAGCTGGACTTCCTCGGCCGGGTCGACGACCAGGTCAAGATCCGCGGGTTCCGGGTGGAGCTGGGCGAGGTCGAGTCGGCGCTGTCCGGCTGCCCGGGCGTGCTGGCCGCCGCGGCGGCGGTCAAGGCCGACCCGCACGGCGGGCAGGTCCTCGTCGGCTACGTCGTCGGCGACGGCTCCACCCCGGACCCGGCCGCGCTGCGGGCCGAACTGGCGCGCTGGCTGCCGCACTACGCGGTGCCCTCGGAGGTCGTGCGGCTCGACGCGCTGCCGGTGACCGCCTCCGGCAAGCTCGACCGCGCCGCGCTGCCCGACCCCCGCCCCGACCGCGCGGCGACCGGGGCCTCCTACACCGCGCCCCGCGACGACGTCGAGCGCGAGATCGCCCGCATCTGGGGCGAGGTGCTCGGCGTGGACGGCATCGGCATCGACGACGGGTTCTTCGACCTCGGCGGGCACTCGCTGCTGGCCACGATGGCCGTCTCGCGCATCGCCGAGCGACTGGAGCGCGACGTGGAGCTGCGCGCCCTGTTCGAGAACCCGCGCATCCGCGAGTTCGGCCCCCTGGTCGCCGCGGCCCGCCCGGTCACCACCGCCGGGGTCGTCCCGGTCGACCGCGGCGGCCCGCTGCCGATGTCCTTCGCCCAGGAGCGGCTGTGGTTCCTCGACCGCATGTCCGACTCCGGCGAGGACTACGTGCTGTGGTTCTCCTGGCGGGTGCGCGGCGCGCTGGACGCCGACGCCTGGGAGGCCGCGCTGGGCGACGTCGTGGCCAGGCACGAGGTGCTGCGCACCGCGCTGGTCGAGGTCGACGGGCACCCGGTGCAGCTCGTCCACGACGACGTGCCGGCGCCCCTGGAGCGCCACGCCTGCGCCGACGTCGAAGAGGTCCGCGCGCGGGCCAAGGAGTTCGCCGCCGCCCGCTTCGACCTGGACTGCCCACCGCTGGTCCGCTCCGGCCTGTGGGAGCTGGGTCCCGAGGACCACGTGCTGGTGCTGTCGTTCCACCACGTGGCCACCGACGGCTGGTCCAAGGACGTCGTCGTGGACGAGCTGACCCGCTCCTACACCGCCCGCCTGGCCGGCCGCGCGGCCGACCTGCCCGCCGTGCCCGTGCAGTACGGCGACTACGCGGTGTGGCAGCGCGGACTGCTCGCGGCGGGCGCGCTGGACACCGAGCTGGAGCACTGGCGGGCGGCGCTGGACGGCGTGCCGGTGCTGGAGCTGCCGACCGACCGCCCCCGCCCGGCCGCCCGGTCGGCGCGCGGCGGCGCGGTGGAGGTCCCGCTGCCGCGCGAGCTGGCCGCGGGCGTCGACGAGCTGGCCCAGCGCTGCGGCACGACCCGCTTCACGGTGCTGCTGGCGGTGTTCCAGGTGGTGCTCGCCCGCTGGTCGGGGCAGACCGACGTCGCGGTGGGCGCCCCGGTCGCCGGCCGCGGCCGGGTGGAGCTGGAACGGCTCATCGGGTTCTTCGTCAACACCGTGGTGCTGCGCTCGGACCTGTCCGGCGCCCCGTCCTTCCTCGACCTGGTGGCGCGGGTGCGCGGCACGGTGCTCGGCGCCTTCGACAACCAGGACGTGCCGTTCGAGCGGCTGGTGGAGGAGCTGCGGCCCGAGCGCGACCCGTCGCGCAACCCGCTGTTCCAGGTGATGTTCGACGTGCAGGAGAGCGCGGTGGCCACCGGGCTGGCCCTGCCCGGCCTGGACGTCGAGGGCTTCACCCTGCCCTGGGAGTCGGCGAAGTTCGACCTGACCGCGACCTTCCTGCTGGACCCCGACCGGTTCTCGCTGGACGTGGAGTACAGCGCCGACCTGTTCGACGAGGCGTCCGCGACGCGGCTGGCCGAGCACGTGACCCGCGTGCTGCGCGCCGTGGTCGCCGACCCGCACGCCGACGTCGCCCGCCTCGACCTGCTCTCCGAGCGCGAGCGCGCCGCGCTGACCGCCGCGCCGCCGGTCGTCCCGGTCCCGCCGCTGCGGGTCGCCGGCGCGCCGGGGGACGTCGCGCTGGTGTGCGGCGACCGGACCGTGGCCTACGGGGAGCTGGACGAGCTGGTCGGCGGGCTCGCCGCGGCGCTGGCCGACGCGGGCGCGCGCCGCGGCGACCCGGTCGGGGTGTGCCTGCGCCGGGGCGTGTGGTCGGTGGCCGCGATGCTCGCGGTGTGGCGCGCCGGTGGCGCGTACGTGCCGCTGGACCCGGCGTTCCCGGCGGAGCGGCTGAGGTTCATGCTCGCCGAGGCGAACGTGGGGCTGGTCGTCGCCGACGGCGGCACGGCGGGCGCCCTCGCCGGGCTGGACGCGCGGGTCGTCCCCGTCGAGGACGTCGTGCCCACCTCCGCCCACGCCGGCGCGGACGCGGACCCCGGCGACCTGGCCTACGTCATCTTCACCTCCGGCTCCACCGGGCGGCCCAAGGCCGTCGGCGTCGAGCACGGCCCGCTGGCCGCGCACGTCGCCACCGCCCGCGACCTGTTCCGGCTCACCGCCGACGACCGGGTGCTGTCGTTCGCGTCGCTGTCCTTCGACGCCTCGCTGGAGCAGGTGCTGCCCGCGCTGACCGCCGGCGCCCGCGTGGTGCTGCGGCCCGACGAGGTGTGGTCGGTGGACGAGCTGGCCGCCGAGGTCCGCTCCCGGGGCGTCACCGTCGCCGAGCTGACCCCGTCCTACTGGGAGGAGGTCGTGGCCCGCCTGGGCGACGTGGCGGGCGACCTGGCGTCGCTGCGGCTGCTGGTCACCGGCGGCGAGGCGCTGCCGGCCACCCCGCTCGGCCGCTGGTTCGAGCTGCTGCCCGACGTCCCGGTGGTCAACACCTACGGCCCCACCGAGTCGGTCATCTCCACCACCGCCCACGTGGTCACCGCGCCGGTCGACGGCCGCGTCCCGATCGGCGTCGCGCTGGGCGCGCGCACCCTGCACGTGGTCGACGCCCTGGGCCAACCGGTGCCCGACGGCGTGCCCGGCGAACTGCTCGTCGGCGGGCCGGAGCTGGCCCGCGGCTACCTGGGCCGCCCTGAGCTGACCGAGGAGCGGTTCCCGCCCAACCCCTTCGGCGCGGGTCGCGTCTACCGCACCGGCGACCGGGTGCGCCGGCTGCCCGGCGGTGAGCTGGACTTCCTCGGCCGGGTCGACGACCAGGTCAAGATCCGCGGGTTCCGCATCGAGCCCGGCGAGGTCGAAGCGGTGCTCCAGGGCTGCGCCGGGGTGCGCGGCGCGGCCGTGGTGGTCCGCGAGGTCCGGGGCGACCGCGCCCTGGTCGCCTACGCCGCCGGCGACCGCCTCGACCCCGACGTGCTCGCCGCGTGGTGCCGCGACCGGCTCCCCGCCTACCTGGCGCCCTCGGCGTTCGTCGTGCTCGACGCCCTGCCGCTGACCGTGCAGGGCAAGCTCGACACCGCCGCCCTGCCCGCTCCCGAGGTCGCCGCGGCGGCCGAGTTCGTCCCGCCGACCTCGCCCACCGAGGTGGTCCTCGCCCAGATCTGGGCCGAGGTGCTGGGCGTGGAGCGGGTCGGCCTGCACGACGACTTCTTCGCGCTGGGCGGGCACTCCATGCGGGCCGTGGCCGCCGCCTCCCGGGTGCGCGCCGCGTTCGACTGCGCGATCGCGGTGCGCGAGCTGTTCGAGAACCCTACCGTCGCGCTGCTCGCGACCGAGGTGGAACGCCTGCTGGTCGAGCAGATCTCCGCGATGAGCGAGGACGAGATCGACCTGTCCCTGTCGATCGACGCCGCTTTCTGAGCCGAACCGGACGGAGCACACCATGACCACCTCGGAGATCCAGCCCACCCGTCCCGGTCTGTCCCCGGCGGCCCGCGCCCTGCTGGAGCGGCGCCTGCGCGGCCTCGGCGCCGCCCCGACCGGCATCCCGCGCCGGGAACCCCGGCCCGACCGGGCGCCCCTGTCCGCGGCGCAGCAGCGGCTGTACTTCCTCGACCAGCTCGCGCCCGGCGGCACCGAGTACCTGATGCCCGCCGCGTGGCGGCTGACCGGCCCGCTCGACGCCGCCGCGCTGGCCGGCGCGGTGGACGACCTGGTCGCCCGGCACGAGCAGCTGCGCGTGGTCTTCCCCGCCGAGGACGGGGCGCCCTTCCAGCGGGTCCTGCCGCGCGGCAGGCCGATGGCGGTGGTCGACACCGACGCCGACGGCCTCGCCGAGGCCGTGCGGGCCGCCGCCGTGCGGCCGTTCGACCTGGCCGTCGAACCCGCTTTCCAAGCCACTCTGGTCCGCGTCACCGACAGCGACCACGTGCTGGTGCTGGCGATGCACCACATCGTCACCGACGGCTGGTCGCTGGACGTCCTGGTGCGCGACCTGCGCGAGCTGTGCCGGGCCCGCCTCGCGGGCGAGGCGCCGCGCCTGACGCCCACCCCGATCGAGTACACCGACTACGCGGTGTGGCAGCGCGCCGCCGACGAGACCGCCGACCTGGAGCACTGGCGCGCCGCGCTGGCCGGGTTGACCCCGCTGGAGCTGCCCACCGACCACCCGCGCCCGGAGGAGCGCTCGCACGAGGGCGCCGTGCACACCGTCGAGCTGCCCGCCGACCTGGCCGCGGCCGTCACCGCCGCCGACGCCACCCCCTTCACCACGATCATGGCCGCGTTCCAGGCCGCGCTGGGCTTCCACAGCGGGCAGGACGACGTCGCGATCGGCACCATCACCGCCAACCGCGACCGCGCCGAGACCGAGGGGCTGGTCGGGTTCTTCGTCAACACCCTGGTCATGCGCGCCGACCTGTCCGGCGACCCGACCTGCGCGCAGGTGCTCGACCGCGCCCGGGAACGGGTGCTGGGCGCGCTGAGCCACCAGTCCCTGCCCTTCGAGCGGGTCGTGGACGAGCTGAGCCCCGAGCGGGACCTGTCGCGCAACCCGCTGTTCCAGGTCCTGTTCGCCTACGCCGAGTCCGGCGACGGCGGGTTCGCGCTCGGCGGCGCGGCGGCGCGGGCGTTCCCGATCGCGCTGACCACCGCCAAGTTCGACCTGTCGCTGGAGGCGAGCGGCCACGACGGCGGCTACCGGCTGACGTTCGTCTACCGGCCCGACCTGTTCGAGCGCGGTTCCGTGGCGCGGCTGGCCGACCACACCGTCGCCGTCCTGCGGGCGTTCTTCGAGCGCCCCGACGAGCCGCTGGGCTCGGTGGAGCTGCTGGGGGAGGCCGAGCGCGCGTTCCTGCTCGGCCCGGACGGCCCGGCCGCCCCCGGCGCGGCGGTCGGCCTGCCCGAGCTGGTCCTGGACCGGGTGGCGGAGCACGTCGCGGCCACCCCGGGCGCGGTCGCGGTCACCGGCGGCGGCCGGTCGCTGACCTACGCCGAGCTGGACGCCCGCGCCACCGCGCTGGCGTCCCGGCTGCGGGCGCGGGGCGTCGGGCGGGAGAGCCTGGTCGGGGTGTGCCTGGCCCGCACCGCGGACCTCGCGGTGGCCCTGCTGGGCGTGTGGCGCGCCGGCGCGGCCTACCTGCCCCTGGACCCGCGCCACCCGCGGCAGCGCGTCGAGTTCACCGTCGCCGACGCCGGGGTGTCGCTGGTCGTGGTCGACGGCACCGGCCGCGCCGCGCTGGCCGGCCTGCCCGTCGGCCTGGTCGACGTCGACGGGCCCGCGGCGGACGCCGGTGCCGCCGGTGCCGCCGGTGCTGCCGGAGCCTCTGGGGCCGACCGCGTCGAGGTGCGCCCCGAGGACCTGGCCTACGTCATCTACACCTCCGGGTCCACCGGCAAGCCCAAGGGCGTCGAGGTCACGCACGCCAACGCCGCCTGGCTGTTCGACGCCGCCGACCGGGTGTTCGACTTCGGCCCCGACGACGTGTGGTCGCTGATGCACTCCACCGCCTTCGACTTCTCCGTGTGGGAGCTGTGGGGGCCGCTGGGCAGCGGTGGCCGGGCCGTGGTGCTCACCGGCGAGGAGACCCGCGACCCCGAGGCCGTGCACCGGGTGCTGCGCGACGAGGGCGTCACCGTCCTCAGCCAGACGCCGGCCGCCTTCAAGGGCCTGCGCGCGCACCTGGCGCAGCACGGCCACACCTTCGACGGGTTGGCGCTGCGCACCGTCGTGTTCGGCGGCGACGCCTTCGACACCCGCGACTACCGCGACTGGTTCGCCGAGCCGGGCCGCAAGCCCGCGCTGGTCAACATGTACGGCATCACCGAGACCACGGTGCACGTCACCCACCGGCTGATCACCGCGTCCGACGTCGCCGCCGAGGAGCGCTCGCCCATCGGCCGCCCGCTGCCCGGCCAGCACGGCTACGTCCTGGACCGCCACGGCCGCCTCGTCCCGGTGGGCACCGTCGGCGAGCTGCACATCGCGGGCGGCGGCGTCGCACGCGGGTACCGCAACCGGCCCGAGCTGACCGCCGAGCGGTTCCCGCGCGGCCCGCTGGGCGGGCGCGCCTACCGGACCGGCGACCTGGTGCGCGTGCTGCCCGACGGGCAGCTGGCGTACGTCGGCCGCGCCGACAACCAGGTCAAGATCCGCGGGTTCCGCATCGAGCCGGGCGAGGTCGAGAGCGCCCTGAGCGGCTGCCCGGAGATCGCCGACGCCACCGTCGTGGCCCGGCCGGGGCCGCAGGGCGCCCGCCTCGTCGGCCACGTCGTGCTCGCCGAGGGCGCCCGGCTCGACCCGTCCGCGCTGCGCGACCGGCTGCGCGCGACCCTGCCCGACCACATGGTCCCGGCGCTGTTCGTCCGGCACGACCGGCTCCCGCTGACCTCCAACGGCAAGGTCGACCGCGCGGCCCTGGCCGCGGTCGAGGTCGGCGGCGCGCGCACCCAGCCCGAGCACGTGCCGCCGCGCACCCCGACCGAGCGGGCGCTCGCCGCCATCTGGGCCGAGGTCGTCGGCGCCGACCGGGTCGGGCTGGGCGACAACTTCTTCGACCTGGGCGGCGACTCGATCCTGGCGCTGCGGGTCGTCGGCCTGGCCCGCTCGGCGGGTCTCGGGCTGAGCGTCGCCGACCTGTTCCGCGCCCGCACCCTCGGCGCGCTGGCCGCGCTGGCGGGCGCCGCGCCGGACGAGGCCGCGCCGGTGGAGCCGTTCTCGCTGGTCGACCCGGCCGACCGGGCCCGGCTGCCGGAGGGCCTGGTCGACGCCTACCCGCTGACCATGCTCCAGGCGGGGATGCTGCACGAGATGCTGGCCGACCCGCACCGCGCGGCCTACCACAACGTCACCGACCTCAAGATCACCGTCCCGGAGGGCTTCGACCTGGCCGCGTTCCAGGCCGCCGCCGACGAGGTGGTGCGCCGCAACGACATCCTGCGCACCTCCATCGACCTGGTCGGCTTCCGCGAGCCGCTGCAGCTCGTGCACCCCGCCGCGGAGCTGC
This genomic window from Saccharothrix sp. HUAS TT1 contains:
- a CDS encoding lantibiotic dehydratase, with translation MVSVAGTVLLPGGGWRLWGQFALRGTGFPAAGVLRLAPPGLGVAADKFADVAPRDRWTGPEWEEFEAFFAESAVRTARELQDIAAQPRFRTALAWQNKAVLGSGIAPFLAWTPTAAGRTSMPRQREELVAHYWQRFCVKNDTIGFFGPVGWGSWDLGGTRGVTVVPGEDLLAAAEVYFSSWGIDALAKVIGAEPGMRPWVPPRRVSFARVADGAVSLPGRPAVPLAEGLEDVLRLCDGAHQPVEIAERLGRDLDGVLGALDELLRRRWITWRIDVPASAHPDQALRSVVERVGDPVARQRALDRIDVLQRGRERVRAALGDADELLAAMSALEADFVGITQTSAQREKGAKTSANRALVYSDTRRAATALLGPAVLAELTPLAQCLTAARWMTNRYAEIARDHLREAFDSLRAKRPAVDLASLWMACLPVPHPDSIADADRVQAELQRRWEAIVDAPEGARRVRLSSAAIADRVREAFEEPATGWNVARYISPDVFIVAEDAAAVERGEFEMVLGELHVGVNTMSASLFVMQHPDQDELLAETDTDYPGPRLLPMLPKEQPPRWNTRSRPALNRPRDYLVGMVDHTADPHRPRTATGADVLVEERDGDLVAVLPDGAVFPVIDVFGNALTARIMDRFSLRAAADHSPRVTVDNVVVARESWRFTADSLEFAAEKHESRRFVRARAWRDEHELPRYAFVVSPVEPRPFYVDFDSPVYVNVLAKAVRRLAREDPSARLTVSEMLPNPEQAWLTDHTGAKYSSELRFVAFDQTGRD
- a CDS encoding MbtH family protein, translating into MTQDERVYRVVTNDEEQYSIWPADRDLPPGWVADGTEGPREVCLDHVERVWTDMRPRGLRERMGQQG
- a CDS encoding amino acid adenylation domain-containing protein; this encodes MNEGGAPQTVTDRGAVSSAQRRLWFLEQLTRGSSDNLLPLALRIRGALDAAALERALAGIVERHEVLRTRFASADGEPVPVLDPPGSVVLRRTEARDPEEVFARELGRPLDLAAEAPVRMVLARLAADDHLLLVVVHHIAVDGWSWDVLLRELDAGYRGEAVPAPRHRYADFAAWQNQRLTPARLERLLAHWTGRLAGVTPLALPTDRPRPEVWDGSVDLVRFAVPADLLARVDAAARERRATRYILLLAVYQSLLGHYSGRTDIATCTTMADRGGPVDVSELIGPFVNTVVLRSDLGGRPSFDVLLRRVRDTVLKDLSHAEAPFDRVVGALGLERDLSRHPLAQASFTLLNTVHQPAALRGLDAVLTRAPLGGTDMDVFLDLNLMPDGSLAARLQYATALFDRGAAERFADGFLRLLTAVLDDPSAPVADLAAALPPLPGRALLDSWGGPAEPPAPAGPLVVRGHGPALVCGDEVVTYDRLDALVGGLSALLRESGVRRGDAVGVCLPRGTWSVVAMLAVWRAGGAYVPLDPALPPDRLAFMVADAGVRHVVGDVDVAGVRRVAVADVVPDATAPVDPPDPADLAYVIFTSGSSGRPKAVGVEHGALAAHVAAARDHFGVTAGDRVLAFSSFSFDASLDQLLPALTSGATVVIRPDEQWLPSRLPAIVARHGITVANFPPTYWSELALSLTGGAGLESLRLLILGGEAVPTGALAAWRRHVPHVRVLNAYGPTEAVVTATTHEVTGTTNAHKATASAPEAAGSDRVPIGRPLGGRRVLVVDAHGDPVGLGVPGELLVGGPELARGYLGRPALTADRFVPDPAGHGGRLYRTGDLVRWRPDGELDFLGRVDDQVKIRGFRVELGEVESALSGCPGVLAAAAAVKADPHGGQVLVGYVVGDGSTPDPAALRAELARWLPHYAVPSEVVRLDALPVTASGKLDRAALPDPRPDRAATGASYTAPRDDVEREIARIWGEVLGVDGIGIDDGFFDLGGHSLLATMAVSRIAERLERDVELRALFENPRIREFGPLVAAARPVTTAGVVPVDRGGPLPMSFAQERLWFLDRMSDSGEDYVLWFSWRVRGALDADAWEAALGDVVARHEVLRTALVEVDGHPVQLVHDDVPAPLERHACADVEEVRARAKEFAAARFDLDCPPLVRSGLWELGPEDHVLVLSFHHVATDGWSKDVVVDELTRSYTARLAGRAADLPAVPVQYGDYAVWQRGLLAAGALDTELEHWRAALDGVPVLELPTDRPRPAARSARGGAVEVPLPRELAAGVDELAQRCGTTRFTVLLAVFQVVLARWSGQTDVAVGAPVAGRGRVELERLIGFFVNTVVLRSDLSGAPSFLDLVARVRGTVLGAFDNQDVPFERLVEELRPERDPSRNPLFQVMFDVQESAVATGLALPGLDVEGFTLPWESAKFDLTATFLLDPDRFSLDVEYSADLFDEASATRLAEHVTRVLRAVVADPHADVARLDLLSERERAALTAAPPVVPVPPLRVAGAPGDVALVCGDRTVAYGELDELVGGLAAALADAGARRGDPVGVCLRRGVWSVAAMLAVWRAGGAYVPLDPAFPAERLRFMLAEANVGLVVADGGTAGALAGLDARVVPVEDVVPTSAHAGADADPGDLAYVIFTSGSTGRPKAVGVEHGPLAAHVATARDLFRLTADDRVLSFASLSFDASLEQVLPALTAGARVVLRPDEVWSVDELAAEVRSRGVTVAELTPSYWEEVVARLGDVAGDLASLRLLVTGGEALPATPLGRWFELLPDVPVVNTYGPTESVISTTAHVVTAPVDGRVPIGVALGARTLHVVDALGQPVPDGVPGELLVGGPELARGYLGRPELTEERFPPNPFGAGRVYRTGDRVRRLPGGELDFLGRVDDQVKIRGFRIEPGEVEAVLQGCAGVRGAAVVVREVRGDRALVAYAAGDRLDPDVLAAWCRDRLPAYLAPSAFVVLDALPLTVQGKLDTAALPAPEVAAAAEFVPPTSPTEVVLAQIWAEVLGVERVGLHDDFFALGGHSMRAVAAASRVRAAFDCAIAVRELFENPTVALLATEVERLLVEQISAMSEDEIDLSLSIDAAF